The Zygotorulaspora mrakii chromosome 6, complete sequence genome includes the window TCTGGAAGATTTATGTTTGTGCTTATTAAGTTGTGAATATTTTAAAATCTATTTAAAGTAAAGACTCTGATGTGTGTAATGCAACTATGCCTATAAATCATCCATGATGCTATTCAAGTTGATGGGTTGACCAGGCTTGAAAGCTGGAAGTCCCAAATACGGACACCCAGAACATCTGAATGCATCTCCCAGGGAGCAAGAACCGCAACCACCGATTCTCTTACCTTGGATGGTGAAATCGATCTCAGTAAGATCCTCGTCAGTCAGCTTCACTACGGTATCCTGCTTTTTCCTTACAGCCTcaacttcattttcttcctgCTCTTTTAGACCACAAGTGCAGTCCTTGCAGgctttcttcctcttgGTTTTGGTCATTTTACATGTGATCATGGTGATTCcatcattttcttgatcattCTTTGTTATCagctcttcttcttcgatcAACTCGTCCGCAACCtctaaatttttgagaaactgTGCTTTAAACTGCTGAGCCTCTTCATCGGAATCATCATCCAAATCGTCGATGTGTCTAGCAATCTTAACAGGCTCCTCggattttcttttgaaaacagGTAGTTTCGCGCTAGGCgattttttaaatcttgGTAAGTTCTTTGGAGCTGAGTTCTTGTTCCTTGCTTTTAACGGTATAACAGCGGGGCCTTGGCTCAGATTTGTActgtttt containing:
- the DRE2 gene encoding electron carrier DRE2 (similar to Saccharomyces cerevisiae DRE2 (YKR071C); ancestral locus Anc_5.654); this translates as MTEGKSALVLIHPAVTTTPEKVIKVAQEAASEGVNVEDQFLINKLNDESATLAKGKYDVIYYITPESAEEIKFPSKLVPVIADSLKDGGLFFGLSDVYKVDALINGFDISRDKERYVWKKNSTNLSQGPAVIPLKARNKNSAPKNLPRFKKSPSAKLPVFKRKSEEPVKIARHIDDLDDDSDEEAQQFKAQFLKNLEVADELIEEEELITKNDQENDGITMITCKMTKTKRKKACKDCTCGLKEQEENEVEAVRKKQDTVVKLTDEDLTEIDFTIQGKRIGGCGSCSLGDAFRCSGCPYLGLPAFKPGQPINLNSIMDDL